The following are encoded in a window of Deltaproteobacteria bacterium genomic DNA:
- the uvrC gene encoding excinuclease ABC subunit UvrC: protein MARPRDLPSALETLDDERRAILERLPREPGVYLLKDRQGVILYVGKAKNLHSRVRSYFTRSGDSRAFVALLDRLLGDVETIVTRNEKEALLLENNLIKRHRPRFNVMLRDDKSYLVLRIDPRARFPRLEVTRRMASDGARYFGPFHSASACRETLRVVNRYFRLRTCTDRVMESRTRPCLQYQIGRCPAPCVLEVDPTEYAEQVEDVSLFLKGRGDELLAALEARMRAAAAELHFEVAARLRDQLEAIRRSLVGQQAVGTELRDQDVFGFHREGTAVDFVVLNLRRGRLVGRQPFSFSGQEFPDEELLSSFVNLYYDRGEAVPEQVLVPVALEDAPAKAQWLEELRGAKVEILVPQRGDKRRLLELAQRNAASNFHSRRERNADLEAALAKLQQRLQLARLPRRVECYDVSQLQGQEVVASLVVLQDGVPEPKSYRHFAVRGAKDDFAALYEVLARRLRRARQGDAGWALPELVVVDGGKGQLSVAQAAFRDASFPPEVTLPDLVALAKERATEESPEASEGAGSSAGPRGEPDRPDRVFLAGVKDPIRLRANTAELFLLSRIRDEAHRFAITYHKHRRRRRALHSELDDIPGIGPERRRQLLRTLGSVKRVRAASREELLAVPGITARAAEAVLLHFAGATPPHPDEDS, encoded by the coding sequence ATGGCGCGTCCCCGCGACCTCCCCTCGGCGCTGGAAACCCTCGATGACGAGCGCCGCGCGATCCTCGAGCGGCTGCCTCGGGAGCCGGGGGTCTACCTGCTCAAGGACCGCCAGGGGGTCATCCTCTACGTGGGGAAGGCCAAGAACCTGCACAGTCGCGTGCGCTCCTACTTCACGCGGTCGGGGGACAGCCGGGCCTTCGTGGCGCTCCTCGATCGACTCCTCGGAGACGTCGAGACGATCGTCACGCGCAACGAGAAGGAGGCCCTGCTCCTCGAGAACAACCTGATCAAGCGGCACCGGCCGCGCTTCAACGTCATGTTGCGCGACGACAAGAGCTACCTGGTGCTGCGGATCGACCCGCGGGCCCGCTTCCCGCGGCTCGAGGTCACGCGGCGCATGGCCTCCGACGGGGCGCGCTACTTCGGGCCCTTCCACTCGGCCTCGGCGTGCCGCGAGACGTTGCGCGTGGTGAATCGGTACTTCCGCCTGCGCACCTGCACGGACCGCGTGATGGAGAGCCGCACGCGACCCTGCCTGCAGTACCAGATCGGCCGCTGCCCCGCGCCGTGCGTCCTCGAGGTCGACCCGACCGAGTACGCCGAGCAGGTGGAGGACGTGAGCCTCTTCCTCAAGGGGCGCGGAGACGAGCTCCTCGCCGCGCTCGAGGCGCGGATGCGCGCGGCCGCCGCCGAGCTGCACTTCGAGGTCGCGGCGCGCCTGCGCGACCAGCTCGAGGCGATCCGTCGCAGCCTGGTCGGCCAGCAGGCGGTGGGGACCGAGCTCCGCGACCAGGACGTGTTCGGCTTCCACCGCGAGGGGACGGCGGTGGACTTCGTCGTGCTGAACCTGCGGCGCGGCCGGCTCGTCGGGCGGCAGCCCTTCTCCTTCTCGGGGCAGGAGTTCCCCGACGAGGAGCTGCTGAGCTCGTTCGTGAACCTCTACTACGATCGCGGAGAGGCGGTGCCCGAGCAGGTGCTGGTGCCGGTCGCGCTCGAGGACGCGCCGGCGAAGGCGCAGTGGCTCGAGGAGCTCCGCGGGGCGAAGGTGGAGATCCTCGTCCCGCAGCGCGGCGACAAGCGGCGGCTCCTGGAGCTCGCGCAGCGCAACGCCGCGAGCAACTTCCACAGCCGGCGGGAGCGGAACGCGGACCTCGAGGCCGCGCTCGCGAAGCTCCAGCAGCGGCTCCAGCTCGCGCGCCTTCCGCGGCGGGTGGAGTGTTACGACGTCTCGCAGCTCCAGGGGCAGGAGGTGGTGGCGTCGCTCGTGGTGCTGCAGGACGGCGTCCCCGAGCCGAAGAGCTACCGTCACTTCGCCGTGCGTGGGGCGAAGGACGACTTCGCCGCGCTCTACGAGGTGCTCGCGCGTCGGCTGCGACGCGCGCGGCAGGGTGACGCCGGCTGGGCGCTGCCGGAGCTCGTTGTCGTGGACGGAGGCAAGGGGCAGCTCTCCGTCGCGCAGGCCGCCTTTCGCGACGCCTCCTTCCCGCCGGAGGTCACGCTCCCCGACCTCGTGGCGCTGGCCAAGGAGCGGGCGACGGAGGAGAGCCCCGAGGCGTCCGAGGGGGCGGGCTCCTCGGCCGGTCCGCGCGGGGAGCCCGACCGTCCGGACCGGGTCTTCCTCGCCGGGGTCAAGGACCCGATCCGGCTGCGGGCCAACACGGCGGAGCTCTTTCTGCTCTCGCGTATCCGCGACGAGGCCCACCGCTTTGCGATCACCTATCACAAGCACCGGCGGAGACGTCGCGCGCTGCATTCGGAGCTCGACGACATCCCGGGGATAGGTCCCGAGCGGCGGCGACAGCTCCTGCGCACCCTCGGCAGCGTGAAGCGCGTGCGCGCGGCGAGCCGCGAGGAGCTCCTGGCGGTGCCGGGGATCACGGCGCGTGCGGCAGAGGCGGTGCTGCTCCACTTCGCAGGCGCGACGCCGCCACACCCCGACGAGGACAGTTAG
- a CDS encoding cyclic nucleotide-binding domain-containing protein gives MIGTLEKTALLRGVLFFASLEEEQLRAVAQLAEPLHVEAETTVFAQGDPGEHLFVVVAGRLRVLVDGRSTAELGEKEIFGELALLDHQPRTATVVALTSVDLLRLSHDAFEELLDEHPNLAAALIPAVLRYVRRS, from the coding sequence GTGATCGGGACCCTCGAAAAGACCGCGCTGCTCCGCGGCGTCCTCTTCTTCGCTTCGCTCGAGGAGGAGCAGCTTCGCGCGGTCGCGCAGCTCGCCGAGCCGCTGCACGTCGAGGCCGAAACGACGGTCTTCGCGCAGGGGGACCCCGGAGAGCACCTGTTCGTCGTCGTGGCGGGGCGGCTGCGCGTGCTCGTGGACGGCCGATCCACGGCGGAGCTCGGCGAGAAGGAGATCTTCGGCGAGCTCGCGCTGCTCGACCACCAACCGCGCACGGCGACGGTCGTGGCCCTGACCTCGGTGGACCTGCTCCGCCTGAGCCACGACGCCTTCGAGGAGCTCCTCGACGAGCACCCCAATCTGGCCGCGGCGCTCATCCCCGCGGTGCTACGCTACGTGCGCCGGAGCTGA
- a CDS encoding cyclic nucleotide-binding domain-containing protein, with protein sequence MRRRLSELLGVLPEEGTLAAVATTFAALTLLLGVVLRSTHTALLLGAVRPTALGSFYVATGLALMLVSLLYARSSPAHRGRIDALLLLGAAGALLLGRVGLLLVPHAAMAFAVSGLALLVAQFSMLLCFSAVLEPLDSRQVRRLLPLVGAASTVGSLAGGGLVSVLLLWLPNDDLLWVAAALLALAALFPPLLARHGSAVAHEGKPVEATPWRTGMIDGLSTLVHHRHLGRIALLTVLVTGVALLVDFSFKVSLQARYDKQALAHFVGRYYLLSNAALLPVQLFIVRWLTQRLRHGPLHLLTPLALAAAATLAAVLGLLGQPSLWAFVALRGLADLLVPTILSQARDASYAVVPPASRRRANVLVKGVLRPGATLGAALCIAGLAHLPLWATSAAILLLCLLWLPVARSLGRSYLDELKGALKRRQLDPEPADDPVLDRDGRRFFVEQLRQEEPTAASFALEVLARGAPELAHAEAERLLTRPEAEFVRIGARHLATHSPHDAERLAPLLSHPDAGVRAEAAAGVTDGASARLAADGARVLATLARERDPVARRAASVALARLSSASSAALLVELCGDPDPLVLREALLAAGARRLEEAIPALHAALDHPHLASEAATALLAFDDRFAAELARRAAGPLATALSVVGALGRAPGAVPASALAHALATTDSPTLLDRLLRALHERARRGEAPPRDVVTSRLGRECDRALLLTQAQTSCADDERGRVLRFELDHQLEGCRRRILLLLALRGERQTLLRVERSYRSGEPHLRAAALETLEALLPPADREVFLSLLEENDPARRLDRALDALDRRPLPQDALDDALDATAGPWLSSLLASARESHAPAGDHASDVPWSRLDQLAGVPLLSQLSGPALAAVAQIAEDARFPEGAVVCREGEAGDCLFLLLRGRAAVHVRSSFVCELGPGELFGEIALLDGSPRTATVIAREELGALRIRRQAFQELLVAEPLVARGVLSGLVRYLRQRASRPAPPHRGALINLPPRPQEPR encoded by the coding sequence ATGCGGCGTCGCCTCTCCGAGCTCCTCGGCGTGCTCCCCGAGGAGGGAACCCTGGCCGCCGTCGCCACCACCTTCGCCGCGCTCACGCTGCTCCTCGGGGTGGTCCTCCGAAGCACGCACACGGCGCTGCTCCTCGGCGCCGTGCGGCCCACCGCTCTCGGCTCGTTCTACGTCGCGACGGGCCTCGCGCTGATGCTCGTCTCGCTGCTCTACGCGCGCAGCTCCCCGGCGCACCGCGGCCGCATCGACGCGCTGCTGCTCCTCGGCGCGGCGGGGGCACTGCTCCTCGGACGCGTGGGCCTGCTGCTCGTGCCGCACGCCGCCATGGCCTTCGCGGTCAGCGGACTGGCCTTGCTCGTAGCCCAGTTCAGCATGCTGCTCTGTTTCTCTGCCGTCCTCGAGCCGCTCGACAGCCGGCAGGTGCGCCGGCTCCTCCCCCTCGTGGGCGCCGCATCCACCGTCGGCAGCCTCGCGGGTGGCGGGCTCGTCAGCGTGCTCCTCCTCTGGCTCCCGAATGACGACCTGCTCTGGGTGGCCGCCGCCCTGCTCGCCCTGGCCGCCCTCTTCCCGCCCCTGCTCGCGCGTCACGGCAGCGCGGTCGCTCATGAGGGGAAGCCGGTCGAGGCCACGCCCTGGCGCACCGGGATGATCGATGGGCTCTCCACGCTCGTGCACCATCGGCACCTCGGGCGCATCGCCCTCCTCACGGTGCTCGTGACCGGCGTGGCGCTGCTCGTCGACTTCTCCTTCAAGGTCAGCCTCCAGGCGCGCTACGACAAGCAGGCCCTGGCCCACTTCGTCGGGCGGTACTACCTGCTCTCGAACGCGGCCCTGCTCCCCGTCCAGCTCTTCATCGTGCGCTGGCTGACCCAGCGCCTGCGTCACGGGCCTCTCCACCTGCTCACCCCGCTCGCGCTCGCCGCGGCCGCGACGCTGGCCGCCGTTCTCGGTCTGCTCGGCCAGCCGTCGCTCTGGGCCTTCGTCGCCCTGCGCGGGCTGGCCGACCTGCTCGTTCCCACGATCCTGAGCCAGGCGCGGGACGCCTCCTACGCGGTCGTGCCCCCTGCCTCCCGACGCCGCGCCAACGTGCTCGTGAAGGGCGTGCTCCGACCTGGCGCCACCCTCGGCGCGGCGCTCTGCATCGCCGGACTCGCGCACCTGCCGCTCTGGGCCACCTCCGCGGCGATCCTGCTCCTGTGTCTCCTCTGGCTCCCCGTCGCGCGCTCCCTGGGCCGCTCCTATCTCGACGAGCTGAAGGGAGCGCTCAAGCGGCGTCAGCTCGACCCCGAACCGGCCGACGACCCCGTGCTCGACCGCGATGGCCGGCGCTTCTTCGTCGAGCAGCTCCGCCAGGAGGAGCCGACGGCGGCCTCCTTCGCGCTGGAGGTGCTCGCGCGGGGAGCCCCCGAGCTCGCGCACGCCGAGGCGGAGAGGCTCCTCACACGTCCCGAGGCGGAGTTCGTGCGCATCGGCGCGAGACACCTCGCCACCCACTCTCCTCACGACGCCGAACGGCTGGCTCCGCTGCTCTCCCATCCCGACGCGGGGGTTCGCGCCGAAGCCGCCGCCGGTGTGACCGACGGGGCCTCCGCCCGCCTCGCCGCCGACGGAGCGCGGGTCCTGGCAACGCTCGCCCGAGAGCGCGATCCGGTTGCTCGACGTGCGGCGAGCGTAGCCCTCGCTCGCCTCTCGAGCGCCTCGAGCGCGGCGTTGCTCGTCGAGCTGTGCGGCGACCCGGACCCCCTCGTGTTGCGCGAGGCCCTCCTCGCGGCCGGCGCGCGGCGGCTCGAGGAGGCGATCCCCGCCCTGCACGCCGCCCTCGACCACCCCCACCTGGCCTCCGAGGCTGCTACGGCGCTCCTCGCCTTCGACGACCGTTTCGCGGCCGAGCTCGCCCGACGCGCCGCCGGCCCCCTCGCCACCGCCCTTTCCGTCGTCGGAGCGCTCGGACGCGCGCCCGGTGCGGTGCCGGCCTCGGCGCTCGCCCACGCCCTCGCCACGACCGACTCCCCCACGCTCCTCGACCGCCTGCTCCGCGCGCTGCACGAACGCGCCCGCCGCGGGGAGGCGCCACCTCGTGACGTCGTGACGTCGCGCCTCGGGCGCGAATGCGACCGCGCGCTGCTCCTCACCCAGGCCCAGACCTCTTGCGCCGACGACGAACGAGGCCGCGTGCTCCGCTTCGAGCTCGACCACCAGCTCGAGGGCTGTCGGAGACGGATCCTGCTCCTGCTCGCCCTCCGCGGCGAACGGCAGACGCTGCTCCGCGTGGAGCGCAGCTATCGCAGCGGCGAGCCCCACCTTCGCGCGGCCGCCCTCGAGACTCTGGAGGCGCTTCTGCCTCCCGCCGACCGCGAGGTGTTCCTGTCGCTCCTCGAGGAGAACGACCCCGCCCGTCGACTCGACCGCGCGCTCGACGCGCTCGACCGGCGGCCCCTGCCGCAAGACGCCCTGGACGACGCGCTCGACGCGACGGCGGGCCCCTGGCTCTCCTCTCTCCTCGCCTCGGCTCGAGAGAGCCACGCCCCGGCCGGCGACCACGCGAGCGACGTGCCGTGGTCTCGCCTCGATCAGCTGGCCGGTGTCCCGCTCCTCTCGCAGCTCTCGGGCCCGGCCCTCGCTGCCGTGGCGCAGATCGCCGAGGACGCGCGCTTCCCCGAGGGCGCGGTGGTCTGCCGCGAGGGCGAGGCGGGGGACTGCCTCTTTCTGCTCCTGCGTGGGCGCGCGGCGGTTCACGTCCGCTCCTCGTTCGTCTGCGAGCTCGGTCCTGGCGAGCTCTTCGGCGAGATCGCGCTGCTCGACGGCTCACCCCGCACGGCCACGGTGATCGCCCGCGAGGAGCTGGGAGCCCTCCGCATCCGGCGCCAGGCCTTTCAGGAGCTGCTCGTCGCGGAGCCGCTCGTGGCCCGCGGGGTCCTGTCCGGTCTCGTGAGGTACCTGCGCCAGCGCGCGAGCCGCCCTGCCCCACCACACCGCGGGGCCCTCATCAACTTGCCGCCACGCCCCCAAGAGCCGCGTTGA
- a CDS encoding thiamine phosphate synthase has product MSSLETLLPRLLLVADQRLCPEVDLMDTVLEAAAAGLRFVQFREPELAEHHVAALVGELCAKAPELLVTLNGRPTLARKLGVGVHLPMRLLGADASGIGLVGRSVHTLEEAAQALAAGTHYLELGTIFPSRSKPGHPGAGPWLVRELCRRCPVPVYAIGGVSPEQTAELRSLGAHGVAVSRGILLAPDVGRAVREFNAALGGVAAS; this is encoded by the coding sequence ATGTCGTCGCTCGAGACCCTGCTCCCTCGGCTTCTGCTCGTGGCCGATCAGCGCCTCTGCCCCGAGGTGGACCTGATGGACACGGTGCTCGAGGCGGCGGCAGCGGGGCTCCGGTTCGTGCAGTTCCGCGAGCCGGAGCTGGCGGAGCACCACGTCGCGGCGCTGGTCGGCGAGCTGTGCGCGAAGGCCCCCGAGCTCCTCGTCACGCTCAACGGCCGGCCGACCCTCGCGCGCAAGCTCGGCGTAGGGGTCCACCTGCCGATGCGCCTCCTCGGCGCGGACGCCTCGGGGATCGGTCTGGTCGGGCGGTCGGTGCACACCCTCGAGGAGGCGGCGCAGGCCCTGGCCGCGGGGACGCACTACCTGGAGCTCGGCACGATCTTTCCGTCGAGGAGCAAGCCCGGCCACCCTGGCGCTGGGCCCTGGCTCGTGCGCGAGCTCTGCCGGCGCTGCCCGGTGCCGGTCTACGCGATCGGCGGCGTGAGCCCCGAGCAGACGGCGGAGCTGCGGTCGCTCGGGGCCCACGGCGTGGCCGTGAGTCGCGGCATTCTGCTCGCCCCGGACGTTGGACGAGCGGTCCGGGAGTTCAACGCGGCTCTTGGGGGCGTGGCGGCAAGTTGA
- a CDS encoding protein kinase, whose amino-acid sequence MRVCAECGENLPEEVTHCPHDGVSLATPEERGNLAGVVLDDRYALEERIGSGGLGEVYRAHHVKMGKPFAIKVLHRNLIAQPQFVARFEREARALSRLHHPCCVSVTDFGHTAEGPYIVMELVEGRALASYTRKAGMPLAQAIDVMSHVLTGLKHAHAQGIVHRDLKPENVMLVPSPAVRAGLMPKILDFGLAAFRAGWASGGGTTALTSKGIVIGTPAYMAPEQVLLSGAAPVEATADLYSVGVMLYELCCGRRPFLGPTALDYLDQHRSEHPPPPRELRPTLPPALEVILLRALSKRPQDRYPSAEAFREALQAILPLPDELAEERPPRAGGAPPGTPSSVRPTEQRVPSSSSGARAEPSGVPSPHRGGVRAAWFPLGLVAVGVVLGGALYLHLRRPVQVARPGGVGTVAVAAPDAKVGEPDRGAPDGGLSDRGGTTDPARGGERARSTTTTPPRRTPRAPELASELVVGRRLWSQGAAGRRRAGKAFLSYLQAHPQDAAAHLFVGELFLRAQWAADGLRLVERGLRLAPERRLELDHLVAVAFALRPATQVRARAIFKRHEAKQVGQALLVAAAAIRDDRLRAALRQEAERRGRPRDEVSRRLWALSTARRCPERRAAVATLEAHAEHPAVQVLVSYLAAQPCVGKDARRVLARGARP is encoded by the coding sequence ATGCGCGTCTGCGCCGAATGCGGCGAGAACCTACCCGAGGAGGTCACGCACTGCCCCCACGACGGGGTCAGCCTGGCGACGCCGGAGGAGCGCGGTAACCTCGCCGGAGTCGTCCTCGACGACCGCTACGCGCTCGAGGAGCGGATCGGCTCCGGCGGGCTCGGCGAGGTCTACCGCGCCCATCACGTCAAGATGGGCAAGCCCTTCGCGATCAAGGTGCTCCACCGCAACCTGATCGCTCAGCCGCAGTTCGTGGCCCGCTTCGAGCGCGAGGCGCGGGCGCTCTCGCGGCTGCACCATCCCTGCTGCGTCTCGGTCACGGACTTCGGGCACACCGCAGAGGGGCCCTACATCGTGATGGAGCTCGTCGAGGGGCGCGCGCTCGCGAGCTATACGCGGAAGGCCGGCATGCCGCTGGCCCAGGCGATCGACGTGATGAGCCACGTGCTGACCGGACTGAAGCACGCGCACGCGCAGGGGATCGTCCATCGCGACCTGAAGCCGGAGAACGTGATGCTCGTGCCGAGCCCCGCGGTGCGCGCGGGTCTGATGCCCAAGATCCTCGACTTCGGGCTGGCCGCGTTTCGCGCCGGATGGGCCTCGGGGGGCGGAACCACCGCGCTCACGAGCAAGGGGATCGTGATCGGCACGCCGGCCTACATGGCGCCCGAGCAGGTCCTGCTGAGCGGCGCGGCGCCGGTGGAGGCCACGGCGGACCTCTACTCCGTCGGGGTGATGCTCTACGAGCTCTGCTGCGGGCGGCGGCCCTTCCTCGGGCCGACGGCGCTCGACTACCTGGACCAGCATCGGAGCGAGCATCCTCCGCCGCCGCGCGAGCTACGGCCGACGCTGCCGCCCGCGCTCGAGGTGATCCTGCTGCGAGCCCTGAGCAAGCGCCCGCAGGATCGGTATCCCTCGGCGGAGGCCTTTCGCGAGGCGCTCCAGGCGATCCTGCCCCTCCCCGACGAGCTCGCCGAGGAACGGCCCCCGCGCGCGGGAGGAGCTCCGCCGGGAACGCCCTCCTCGGTTCGGCCGACGGAGCAGCGGGTGCCGTCGTCGTCGTCTGGAGCGCGGGCGGAGCCGTCGGGGGTGCCGTCCCCGCACAGGGGCGGCGTGCGTGCGGCGTGGTTTCCGCTCGGCCTGGTCGCGGTGGGGGTCGTGCTCGGCGGTGCGCTCTACCTGCACCTGCGGCGACCGGTGCAGGTGGCGCGACCGGGCGGGGTGGGCACGGTTGCGGTGGCGGCGCCCGATGCGAAGGTCGGCGAACCGGACCGCGGAGCGCCCGACGGAGGTCTTTCCGACAGGGGAGGAACGACCGACCCGGCGCGAGGAGGGGAGCGGGCTCGCTCGACGACCACGACGCCGCCGAGGCGAACGCCCCGCGCCCCCGAGCTGGCCTCGGAGCTGGTGGTGGGACGCCGGCTCTGGAGCCAGGGGGCGGCGGGGCGACGGCGCGCGGGAAAGGCGTTTCTCAGCTACCTGCAGGCCCATCCCCAGGACGCCGCGGCGCATCTGTTCGTGGGGGAGCTCTTCCTGCGCGCGCAGTGGGCGGCCGACGGGCTGCGCCTGGTGGAGCGCGGCCTGCGTCTGGCTCCCGAGCGGCGTCTGGAGCTCGACCACCTGGTGGCGGTGGCCTTCGCCCTGCGGCCGGCGACGCAGGTCCGCGCGCGCGCGATCTTCAAGCGCCACGAGGCGAAGCAGGTGGGTCAGGCGCTCCTCGTGGCCGCGGCGGCGATTCGCGACGATCGCCTGCGGGCAGCGCTCCGGCAGGAGGCGGAGCGTCGAGGCCGACCGCGCGACGAGGTGAGCCGGCGACTGTGGGCCCTCTCGACAGCGCGCCGCTGTCCCGAGCGCAGGGCGGCGGTGGCGACGCTCGAGGCGCACGCGGAGCACCCGGCGGTGCAGGTGCTCGTCTCGTACCTGGCCGCGCAGCCTTGCGTGGGCAAGGACGCGCGCCGGGTACTAGCGCGCGGCGCGAGACCGTGA
- a CDS encoding PAS domain-containing protein has product MGTATPPTAEQIDAGPWVIYRCRPDDGFALTYVSRGVRSLLGCAPDELTGSRTAWIDRVHPEDRERALAWRRRVAREPSGPAEYRLRGGDGVYRVVRDAARSAEAATGAGLELVGLWVDITERHQAEELARIEARRFRQILDDAPDVIYRYRIAPTPGFEYVNRAATEQSGYPLEQFYGDPMMPLKLAHPDDLPRVAELMRSSSHRDKPLVARWITADGQPYWTETRSRPIFDDQGHLIGELGVSRNVTEQKRAESALRAIEQRYELLARVTNDAIWDWDLLADLMTWNDGLRTVFGYGPGDVGRTPQWWSERVHPDDRERIVASRQAVVQGGGQSWSAEYRFRVKDGRYATVIDRAYLLRDERDEPQRMIGSMLDVSDRRQVHDRQLQANRLTAMGSLARAVTHQISDPLSCVIGNLGYLAKTIDRLGAEGLGPAGAELKQGLREALEGARRVRQIVRDLKSFAWGDDREQMLLDVVPILEMAVNMVSNEVRHRAQIVLNYGPVPRVAGSEAQLGQAFLNLLLNAAQSIPEGQATRTALRVSTRTDSRGNVVIEVQSSGPPLAPEQRARLFDVPDGGDTATMGLGVCRAIVEALGGAVVAESRPDQGPAYRIELPSAADERPTMASERRPEDPRRASDPSVDQPRRARILVVDDEEAVGLTVQRVLGDDHEVWCTTRATDALEKLETEEYDLILCDVMMPEMSGAELYAAVLARRPALAARMAFMTGGAFAPSAHEFLRSVRARCLEKPFEVGRIRAFVASILRQAS; this is encoded by the coding sequence ATGGGGACGGCAACTCCGCCCACGGCAGAGCAGATCGACGCGGGCCCTTGGGTCATCTACCGGTGTCGCCCCGACGACGGCTTCGCCCTGACGTATGTGAGTCGGGGGGTGCGATCGCTCCTCGGCTGCGCTCCCGACGAGCTCACGGGGTCGCGAACGGCGTGGATCGACCGCGTGCACCCGGAGGATCGCGAGCGCGCCCTGGCCTGGCGCCGACGCGTCGCGAGAGAGCCGAGCGGACCCGCCGAATACCGGCTGCGCGGCGGCGACGGCGTCTACCGCGTGGTGCGAGACGCCGCGCGCTCCGCGGAGGCCGCGACGGGCGCGGGTCTCGAGCTGGTGGGCCTGTGGGTGGACATCACCGAGCGCCATCAGGCCGAGGAGCTCGCCCGGATCGAGGCCCGACGCTTCCGCCAGATCCTCGACGACGCCCCGGACGTGATCTACCGCTACCGCATCGCTCCCACGCCCGGGTTCGAGTACGTCAATCGTGCCGCGACCGAGCAGAGCGGATACCCGCTCGAGCAGTTCTACGGCGACCCGATGATGCCGCTGAAGCTCGCGCACCCCGACGACCTGCCACGGGTAGCCGAGCTGATGCGGAGCTCGAGCCACCGCGATAAGCCGCTCGTGGCCCGCTGGATCACCGCGGACGGCCAACCCTACTGGACCGAGACGCGCTCGCGGCCGATCTTCGACGACCAGGGCCATCTCATCGGCGAGCTCGGCGTGAGCCGGAACGTGACCGAGCAGAAGCGCGCCGAATCGGCCCTGCGAGCGATCGAGCAGCGTTACGAGCTGCTGGCGCGCGTGACGAACGATGCGATCTGGGATTGGGACCTGCTCGCCGACCTCATGACCTGGAACGACGGGCTGCGCACCGTCTTCGGCTACGGCCCGGGCGACGTGGGCCGGACGCCGCAGTGGTGGAGCGAGCGCGTTCATCCCGACGACCGCGAGCGGATCGTGGCGAGTCGCCAGGCGGTCGTTCAGGGCGGCGGCCAGTCCTGGTCCGCCGAGTATCGATTTCGCGTGAAAGATGGACGCTACGCGACCGTGATCGACCGGGCCTACTTGCTGCGCGACGAGCGCGACGAGCCGCAGCGCATGATCGGGTCCATGCTCGACGTGAGCGACCGCCGGCAGGTGCACGACCGGCAGCTCCAGGCCAACCGCCTGACGGCCATGGGCTCGCTGGCGCGCGCGGTGACGCACCAGATCAGCGACCCGCTCTCGTGCGTGATCGGAAACCTGGGGTACCTGGCGAAGACCATCGATCGACTGGGTGCCGAGGGGCTGGGGCCGGCGGGGGCCGAGCTCAAGCAGGGGCTTCGCGAGGCGCTGGAAGGGGCGCGGCGCGTGCGGCAGATCGTGCGCGACCTCAAGTCGTTTGCCTGGGGGGACGACCGCGAACAGATGTTGCTGGACGTCGTGCCGATCCTCGAGATGGCGGTCAACATGGTCAGCAACGAGGTCCGCCACCGCGCGCAGATCGTGCTGAACTACGGACCGGTGCCGCGTGTCGCGGGGAGCGAGGCGCAGCTCGGGCAGGCCTTCCTCAACCTGCTCTTGAACGCCGCGCAGAGCATCCCCGAAGGCCAGGCGACGCGCACCGCGCTGCGGGTGAGCACGCGGACCGACAGCCGAGGGAACGTGGTGATCGAGGTGCAGAGCAGCGGTCCGCCGCTCGCCCCGGAGCAGCGGGCACGCCTCTTCGACGTGCCGGACGGGGGCGATACGGCCACGATGGGGCTCGGCGTCTGCCGCGCCATCGTCGAGGCCCTCGGGGGCGCGGTGGTCGCCGAGAGCCGTCCGGACCAGGGACCGGCCTACCGGATCGAGCTGCCGAGCGCGGCGGACGAGCGTCCGACGATGGCCAGCGAGCGGCGCCCCGAGGACCCGCGGCGCGCGAGCGACCCGTCGGTGGACCAGCCGAGGCGCGCGCGGATCCTGGTCGTAGACGACGAGGAGGCGGTGGGGCTGACGGTGCAGCGCGTGCTCGGTGACGACCACGAGGTCTGGTGCACCACGCGCGCGACGGACGCGCTCGAGAAGCTCGAGACGGAGGAGTACGACCTCATCCTGTGCGACGTGATGATGCCCGAGATGAGCGGGGCCGAGCTCTACGCCGCGGTCCTCGCTCGTAGGCCCGCGCTCGCGGCGCGCATGGCCTTCATGACCGGGGGCGCCTTCGCCCCCAGCGCGCACGAGTTCCTGCGGAGCGTGAGGGCGCGATGCCTCGAGAAGCCGTTCGAAGTGGGGCGCATCCGGGCCTTTGTGGCGTCGATCCTGAGACAGGCGTCGTAG